ATCCCGGTCAGTATAACCTGACCGTAAATAGCAATAGCACCACTTTTACCATATTACTTAATTTACAATTGTCCATATTGCAAAGTATGCCCATCATGCATAAAATAGCCTGAAAACGATGATAAACTGTGTAATCATAGATGATGAACCCCTGGCCCGCGAAGGGATGGCGGACTATGTGAAGGAAATCGATTTTCTGCACCTGATCGATACCTGCGAAAACCCGGTAGCGCTCATGAAACTGATGGATCAGTATCCCGTAGACCTCATTTTCCTGGATATCCAGATGCCAAAGATGAATGGCATCGATTTCCTGAAGATCATCCGGAAACCACCTATGGTGATTATCACAACGGCCTATCCTAGCTATGCGCTGGAAGGATTTCAGCTGAATGTGATGGACTACCTGCTAAAACCTATCACTTTTGACCGTTTTTTTAAGGCGGTAAGCAAGGCAAGGGAATACCATCAGCTGGTGAACAGGCCCGCTGTACAGAAGGCGGAGGCTGCAACAGATTACTGCTTTATCAAGTGCGGCAGCAAGTATGAAAAGATCCATTTTGAGGATATTTTGTATGTGGAAGGTATGCAGAACTATATTACCATTTATACTGTAAAAGGGAAATATGTAACTTTACTCTACCTGAAAAACCTGGAACAAAATCTTGATAGCAATGCCTTTATCAGGGTGCACAAATCTTACATTGTAGCCATTGATAAAATTGAGGCGATAGAAGGGAATGAGATCTTTATTCAGCAACACAGGATCCCCATCAGCCGAAATTACAGGGAACAGGTGATTGAACAGGTGGTGTCAAATAAATTGTGGGATAAGATCCGTTTTTCGTAAACTGGTAGCACGATTACCACGATGGATTGAAAAGGTGCAAACATGACTCCATGACCGCCGTGAATGACCCATTCTAAAACCGGATCAATAAGACAAATCTTTATGACATGCATTCAGATCTGCACATTCCGGAACCCTCTATAGCCTTACTGACAGGGCTTTTTCCAGATATACCAGTTTCTGCTAATGAATCATAAAAAGAGATACAGCCGAACCGAACATTGCATCAGGCATGTTGTTTGGTAATAAGAAGCGACTTAACTTAGATGCATGCCTGAAATAATTGAGAGTTTTGCAAGCGACATTGAGAAAGTACAACAGATTGCTATCGTACCATCCCTGTTGGAAGTGATTTGCCGTACAACCGGTATGGGGTTTTCTGCAATTGCCCGTGTGACAAAGGATAGATGGATAGCCTGTGGAGTAAGAGATGAAATTAATTTCGGCCTGGTACCCGGTGGTGAACTGGAAGTGGGCACTACCATCTGTGACGAAATCAGGGATAGCGGAAAGGCCGTGGTGATAGACCATGTAGCAGAAGATGCCTTGTATTGCAATCACCATACCCCTAGAATGTATGGCATACAAAGTTATATTTCAGTACCTATCATGCTGAAAAACGGTGAGTTTTTCGGTACCCTCTGTGCAATCGATCCACGCCCGGCAAAATTAATAGAACCTAAGATCGTCAATATGTTCCAGCTCTATGCAGAGCTGCTGGCATTTCATTTGCAAAGCCAGGAAACCATGCTTGAAATGAGCAAACAACTCAATGAAAGTATCGAAGAGAACAAGCAATACCAGTTTATTTCCCATCATAATTTGCAGGAACCTTTGCGCAAGCTCCGTTTATTCAGTGATATCCTGATTGATGCTGTGGATACCAATAAGGCAGAAAAAGCAAAGGAATATGCTGTGCGGATTAATAACAATGCGCAGCGGATATCTATGATGATCCGTGACCTGTCAGAATATTCCGGTTTGAATGATAGCAAGATCCTGTATGAATCCGTGGACCTGGACAAGGTGGTCCATGATGTTTGTACACAACTATCTGTCCAGGAGGCTGTGACTGTGGGGCCACTTCCTGTAATTTCAGGGATTAATGCCCAGATTGAACAACTATTTTACCAGCTGATCCACAACGCAGTGAAGTTTGCAGCCCATGAGCGGCCTTTGCAAATTGACATCAGCGGAGAGGAAGTGGTACTGAAAAAACGCTATATAGCAATCAGGGTGGCAGATAATGGAAAGGGGATTGAAAAACAGGAAATGGAGAAGATATTCGACCTCTTTGCACATATACAATCCGGCGTAGGACTGGCTTATTGCAGGAAGATCGTCCGCAATCACGGTGGTGATATCGAGGTAAATTCCACACCGGGAGTAGGAACGACCTTCACACTATTATTACCTTTGAAGAATTAGAAATTAAAGAGGACATGGTAACTGATGATGTTATGATCTTCACCCGTTATACCCAACAGATAACCTGCACCTAATTCTATGTTTTTCCTTCTGTATGTTCTGCCTACTGCCAACCTGATACCTGCACTGAACGCAGCACCGGTAGAGAAGGGTGAACTGGTACCAATACTTTTGGTTTCGTTGAACTGGTAAACTTCATGATAATAACGCAGCTGTACACCATAGCCAACACCCCCAAAAAAGCCGAACCGGGCAGGTGCTTTCTGGGATGAACCCGCACCATAGGCAAAGTTGAATAGTACTGGCAGTTGTACGATCACGCTTTGCCAATCGTCTATCACTATTGTATCATTTGAATTCTGGGAGAAATAAGTTGATGCATAACCCACCCGTAAAGG
This Chitinophaga sancti DNA region includes the following protein-coding sequences:
- a CDS encoding LytTR family DNA-binding domain-containing protein, whose amino-acid sequence is MINCVIIDDEPLAREGMADYVKEIDFLHLIDTCENPVALMKLMDQYPVDLIFLDIQMPKMNGIDFLKIIRKPPMVIITTAYPSYALEGFQLNVMDYLLKPITFDRFFKAVSKAREYHQLVNRPAVQKAEAATDYCFIKCGSKYEKIHFEDILYVEGMQNYITIYTVKGKYVTLLYLKNLEQNLDSNAFIRVHKSYIVAIDKIEAIEGNEIFIQQHRIPISRNYREQVIEQVVSNKLWDKIRFS
- a CDS encoding sensor histidine kinase; the protein is MPEIIESFASDIEKVQQIAIVPSLLEVICRTTGMGFSAIARVTKDRWIACGVRDEINFGLVPGGELEVGTTICDEIRDSGKAVVIDHVAEDALYCNHHTPRMYGIQSYISVPIMLKNGEFFGTLCAIDPRPAKLIEPKIVNMFQLYAELLAFHLQSQETMLEMSKQLNESIEENKQYQFISHHNLQEPLRKLRLFSDILIDAVDTNKAEKAKEYAVRINNNAQRISMMIRDLSEYSGLNDSKILYESVDLDKVVHDVCTQLSVQEAVTVGPLPVISGINAQIEQLFYQLIHNAVKFAAHERPLQIDISGEEVVLKKRYIAIRVADNGKGIEKQEMEKIFDLFAHIQSGVGLAYCRKIVRNHGGDIEVNSTPGVGTTFTLLLPLKN
- a CDS encoding outer membrane beta-barrel protein, which produces MKKSLLISLFCVTAFLTCHSQHFTNGLGISILHDETNYSGNNPYIGIAYTPGVTFLETRKYALSITAPLRVGYASTYFSQNSNDTIVIDDWQSVIVQLPVLFNFAYGAGSSQKAPARFGFFGGVGYGVQLRYYHEVYQFNETKSIGTSSPFSTGAAFSAGIRLAVGRTYRRKNIELGAGYLLGITGEDHNIISYHVLFNF